The Chthoniobacterales bacterium genome contains a region encoding:
- a CDS encoding zeta toxin family protein: MIALPEGRPIVVALCGSNGAGKSTFYEAFLAPAGLRFVNADEISRELEIDAYAAAKIAARIREELIVRGESFVFETVLSDPVGEKVASMARWQAKGHTVVMCFIGLSDARISDTRVAMRVSQGGHDVPTDKIKSRFPRTLENLKRAIDSLEHVLVYDNSGLRAPYRQLARFEAGKAVQLESPLPLWFKRLLPKSK, from the coding sequence GTGATCGCGCTGCCAGAAGGTCGTCCCATCGTCGTCGCGCTTTGCGGCTCCAACGGCGCGGGAAAGTCCACATTCTACGAGGCATTCCTTGCTCCGGCGGGACTGCGTTTCGTCAACGCCGACGAGATCTCTCGAGAACTCGAGATCGACGCCTATGCGGCAGCAAAAATCGCCGCAAGGATTCGAGAGGAATTAATCGTGCGAGGAGAGAGCTTTGTCTTTGAAACGGTGCTCTCGGATCCAGTCGGAGAGAAGGTAGCGAGCATGGCTCGCTGGCAGGCGAAAGGGCATACCGTCGTGATGTGCTTTATCGGCCTGTCCGATGCTAGAATCTCCGACACGCGAGTCGCCATGCGTGTGTCGCAAGGTGGTCACGATGTGCCGACCGACAAAATCAAAAGCCGGTTTCCGCGCACGCTCGAAAATCTCAAACGCGCCATCGATTCCTTGGAGCATGTGTTGGTCTACGACAACAGCGGCCTGCGCGCCCCGTATCGACAGCTTGCCCGGTTTGAAGCCGGCAAGGCGGTTCAACTGGAATCTCCTCTCCCGCTTTGGTTCAAGCGGTTGCTGCCAAAGTCCAAATAG